From a region of the Longimicrobiales bacterium genome:
- a CDS encoding helix-hairpin-helix domain-containing protein produces the protein MKLTREESQALAFIGGMILISAIARFAGRPGPVVIEGNQVSIAELQAGSMALMSRANAAEAGASLGWVNVNVATEAEIAAIPKVGPAAAAAIVAERERLGALELDDVRALPGLKTSVLEAIADNGSFGTWDDPGRMTPPPGRGALQEPAKKRTGQGTTTRSTSTQRRPTVVTGGRRSSASTAPPVVVRRTPTSAGGPAAQLIPVNEATAEELQRLPGVGPALAARILAHRQEHGPFRTLEDLDAVSGIGPALIERIGPLVRF, from the coding sequence ATGAAACTGACCAGAGAGGAGTCCCAGGCCCTCGCGTTCATCGGGGGCATGATCCTGATCTCGGCGATCGCGCGATTCGCCGGCCGGCCCGGCCCGGTCGTGATCGAAGGCAACCAGGTCAGCATTGCGGAGCTGCAGGCGGGCAGCATGGCGCTGATGAGTCGTGCGAATGCGGCGGAGGCCGGGGCATCGCTCGGCTGGGTGAACGTGAACGTGGCGACCGAGGCAGAGATCGCGGCGATCCCGAAGGTCGGCCCCGCGGCGGCCGCGGCAATCGTGGCGGAGCGCGAGCGGCTCGGCGCACTGGAGCTCGACGACGTACGCGCCCTGCCGGGACTGAAAACGTCCGTCCTTGAGGCGATCGCCGACAACGGCAGCTTCGGCACGTGGGACGACCCCGGTCGAATGACGCCGCCGCCGGGTCGCGGCGCCCTCCAGGAGCCTGCGAAGAAGAGGACCGGACAGGGCACGACAACGCGCTCAACGAGCACGCAGCGACGGCCAACCGTCGTGACCGGCGGCAGGCGCTCCAGCGCGTCCACTGCGCCACCGGTCGTCGTTCGGCGCACGCCGACCAGTGCCGGCGGTCCCGCCGCGCAGCTGATCCCGGTGAACGAGGCGACTGCCGAGGAGCTGCAGCGGCTGCCGGGCGTCGGACCCGCACTGGCGGCCCGCATCCTCGCCCATCGCCAGGAGCACGGCCCGTTTCGGACACTGGAAGACCTGGATGCCGTGAGCGGCATCGGTCCCGCGCTGATCGAGCGAATCGGGCCGCTGGTGCGGTTCTGA
- a CDS encoding SRPBCC domain-containing protein — MVDIIHRIGIDSPVEPVRQALSSIDGLAGWWTEDVSGDSAVGGRIEFVFRDHDAVKGRMVMEVQQPDGDAQVRWRCVEGPPEWVGTDITYRLTQEDGTTIVLFGHRNWREAVEFTSHCSMKWATFLLSLRAYVETGTGRPSPRDLKIDNWN; from the coding sequence ATGGTCGACATCATTCATCGGATCGGAATCGATTCCCCTGTGGAGCCCGTGCGGCAGGCCCTGTCGTCGATCGACGGGCTGGCGGGGTGGTGGACGGAGGACGTCAGCGGCGACAGCGCGGTTGGCGGGCGCATCGAGTTCGTGTTCCGCGACCACGATGCGGTCAAAGGTCGGATGGTAATGGAGGTGCAGCAGCCGGACGGCGATGCGCAGGTGAGGTGGCGCTGCGTGGAAGGCCCGCCGGAGTGGGTGGGCACGGACATCACGTACCGGCTGACGCAGGAGGACGGCACGACGATCGTGCTGTTCGGCCACCGCAACTGGCGCGAAGCCGTGGAGTTCACCTCGCACTGCAGCATGAAGTGGGCGACGTTCCTGCTCAGCCTCCGAGCGTATGTCGAAACCGGTACGGGCCGCCCCTCGCCGCGAGATCTGAAGATCGACAACTGGAACTAG
- a CDS encoding helix-turn-helix domain-containing protein encodes MRKRKGGPRSHCPVNYGLEAFGDPWALLILRDIVFRGKRTYGEFLRAEEGWATNILASRLEHLVSVGILRRDPDESDGRRDIYSLTDKGLDVIPVILEMVLWSAKYDADSEARRIPRLIESIRSDNRATFEEVRERVRSGEGIVKYYVE; translated from the coding sequence ATGAGAAAGCGGAAGGGCGGGCCGAGATCACACTGCCCGGTCAACTACGGCCTGGAAGCGTTCGGCGACCCGTGGGCCCTGCTGATCCTGCGCGACATCGTGTTCCGCGGAAAGCGGACGTACGGCGAGTTCCTGCGGGCGGAGGAAGGCTGGGCGACGAACATCCTGGCCTCCCGGCTGGAGCACCTGGTCAGTGTCGGCATCCTGCGACGCGACCCGGATGAAAGCGACGGTCGCAGGGACATTTACTCTCTGACGGACAAGGGGCTGGACGTGATCCCGGTGATTCTCGAGATGGTGCTCTGGAGCGCGAAGTACGATGCCGACTCCGAGGCGCGCCGGATCCCGCGGCTGATCGAGTCGATCCGGTCAGACAATCGCGCCACGTTCGAGGAAGTCCGGGAGCGGGTGCGCAGCGGAGAGGGGATCGTGAAGTACTACGTCGAGTAG
- a CDS encoding M28 family peptidase — protein sequence MIETPWNTTSLRRHRGAMPRRPGRAEPVATGAAGEPFRRRAAHALCAVAVLILLLVTGACANGNEGSGQIAAADVPAFDADSAHALLRRQVEFGPRVPGTPGHAEQLQWMVEYLRERADSVIVQSFDQPIEGAEPLRLHNVFARFAPENPTRILLAAHWDTRPVSDQEDDEARQQLPVAGANDGASGVAVLLALADMFAAQPPPIGVDILLTDGEDFATEPGDYDNMYLGAKYFAANQPAGYAPLYGILVDLVGDTNPRFEMEGYSLQYAPEVVQRVWRMAEGIGYGNIFVRSSGMSVMDDHVPLNQGGIRTIDIIDMDYGPNNAYWHSQNDVVENTSSRGLGAVGDVIAALIYRGG from the coding sequence ATGATCGAGACCCCCTGGAATACGACGTCCCTGCGCCGCCACCGCGGCGCGATGCCCCGCCGTCCGGGGCGCGCGGAACCCGTTGCGACGGGTGCGGCGGGCGAGCCCTTTCGCCGCCGCGCAGCGCACGCGCTGTGCGCCGTGGCCGTGCTCATCCTGCTGCTCGTGACCGGCGCATGCGCCAACGGCAACGAGGGCAGCGGCCAGATCGCTGCGGCTGACGTGCCCGCATTCGACGCCGACAGCGCCCACGCGCTGCTTCGCCGGCAGGTAGAGTTCGGACCACGCGTCCCGGGCACGCCCGGTCATGCGGAGCAGCTGCAGTGGATGGTCGAGTACCTGCGCGAGCGCGCTGACTCGGTCATCGTGCAGAGCTTCGACCAGCCGATCGAGGGTGCGGAGCCGCTCCGGCTGCACAACGTCTTCGCCCGCTTCGCTCCCGAGAACCCCACCCGTATCCTCCTCGCCGCACACTGGGATACGCGGCCCGTGTCGGACCAGGAGGACGACGAGGCCCGCCAGCAGCTGCCGGTCGCCGGCGCGAACGACGGCGCCTCGGGCGTCGCCGTGCTGCTCGCACTCGCGGACATGTTCGCGGCGCAGCCACCGCCGATCGGCGTCGACATCCTGCTGACGGACGGCGAGGACTTCGCCACGGAGCCCGGCGACTACGACAACATGTATCTCGGCGCGAAATACTTCGCGGCCAACCAGCCGGCCGGCTATGCACCGCTGTACGGCATCCTCGTCGACCTCGTCGGCGATACGAACCCTCGCTTCGAGATGGAGGGCTACTCGCTGCAGTACGCGCCCGAGGTCGTGCAGCGCGTGTGGCGCATGGCAGAGGGAATCGGCTACGGCAACATCTTCGTGCGCAGCAGCGGCATGTCCGTCATGGACGACCACGTGCCGCTCAACCAGGGTGGCATCCGCACGATCGACATCATCGACATGGATTACGGCCCCAACAACGCGTACTGGCACTCGCAGAACGACGTCGTGGAGAACACGTCGTCGCGCGGGCTGGGCGCGGTGGGTGACGTCATCGCGGCGTTGATCTACCGGGGAGGGTAG